The Onychomys torridus chromosome 23, mOncTor1.1, whole genome shotgun sequence genome segment GGAAAGAAAGCCAGGCAAAGGCAAATGGACAGAGCAGATTCCTAGAGTGCCTAAAAAGTCTGCTCTGCGCTCAACTCAAAAAgccagaataaaaacaaaaacaaaaacaaaatcagttgAAACCCCAGTGTTTTCTCCTGTGTCTCCCGTTTACCTTTGGGAAAGTATGGGAAGGTCGCTGAGGGCGACAGGGAACAGTGGTGGTTTTGTTTCATCTGGAATGTGTGAGTGGAGACGTTTGATCCTATCCCTTCCAAAATActgcagctgagatccagtcTATATAGATATCTATGTACAAAGTAGGGTCgtataataaatatttagtgTATCTTCTGGTGTGGCTGTTGCCCCCTTTAAGCCCATCTAGTGAATATATTCTCAATTTGCTTGGGATGTCCACATCTGGGAGGTGCCTTTGAGTTCTGCTTTGAACAGTGGAGTCTGCCACTGGTTCCCTTGGGTGTTAGGGCCTCTCCACGACGGTGTCCACCCTGGCTAGGCTCTCAGGGTcgggcctgctccagctgctgGTGTTGACTTCGAATAGCGAATCTGCTGACGTGGACAGGGATGGGGACGACGATCTTGGGGTTCCGGGAGGGCTCCCCGGTCTTGGAATTGGCGTTGCCTGCCTTGACGCGTTTCCACTTGGCCCGGCGGTTCTGGAACCAGATTTTTACCTGCACCTCGCTGAGTTTGAGGGCGTGGGCGATCTGGGAGCGCTCGGTCAGGGAGAGGTACTTTTTACAGTGGAATTctttctccagctccagcagctGTTCGCTGGTGAAGGCAGTCCGCCGCCGCCGGTTCTTGCCCGTGGATGTGGCACTGCCTGCTGCAGCGCCGCTCTGCGGGGTCTCCTCCAGTGTGTGGCCGGGGTCTTCCTCCTTATGAGCTGTCTGGCCAGGCAAATTGTCATCTGAGCTGTAGTCCACATCGCTCTCCAGAGAGAAGCTCTCCTCCTTGCCCTTCGGGTCATCTTCCACCTTTGACTCGTCTTTCCCTTGCCCTCGGACAGCCCCGACTGAAAGCAAAACCAAACGGCGTTTTATTACATTTCCAACACGGCCTTCCCTACCCCTTCCCGCTTGGgcacctcacccccccccccc includes the following:
- the Gbx2 gene encoding homeobox protein GBX-2, translating into MSAAFPPSLMMMQRPLGSSTAFSIDSLIGSPPQPSPGHFVYTGYPMFMPYRPVVLPPPPPPPPALPQAALQPALPPAHPHHQIPSLPTGFCSSLAQGMALTSTLMATLPGGFSASPQHQEAAAARKFAPQPLPGSGNFDKAEALQADAEDGKAFLAKEGSLLAFSAAEAVQASLVGAVRGQGKDESKVEDDPKGKEESFSLESDVDYSSDDNLPGQTAHKEEDPGHTLEETPQSGAAAGSATSTGKNRRRRTAFTSEQLLELEKEFHCKKYLSLTERSQIAHALKLSEVQVKIWFQNRRAKWKRVKAGNANSKTGEPSRNPKIVVPIPVHVSRFAIRSQHQQLEQARP